In Phoenix dactylifera cultivar Barhee BC4 unplaced genomic scaffold, palm_55x_up_171113_PBpolish2nd_filt_p 000494F, whole genome shotgun sequence, one DNA window encodes the following:
- the LOC120106237 gene encoding magnesium transporter MRS2-3-like, with translation MRSPEDAPEERPHNPPAAAMPQRSAGRRKGTPNRPWLVVSDSGKERFEEVGKHSIMRRTGIPARDLRLLGPLLSYPSTILGRERAIVLNLEHVKAIITATEVFIPNSNDPTVAPFVHDLHSRLSSPSGAAPHQVAESRNKGVVTL, from the exons ATGAGGTCCCCGGAAGACGCGCCGGAGGAAAGACCCCACAACCCGCCGGCGGCCGCCATGCCGCAGCGTTCGGCCGGCAGGAGGAAGGGCACGCCGAACCGGCCGTGGCTGGTGGTATCGGACTCCGGGAAGGAGCGCTTCGAGGAGGTGGGGAAGCACTCGATCATGCGGCGAACGGGTATTCCGGCGCGGGATCTGAGGCTCTTGGGCCCTCTGCTGTCCTACCCGTCGACGATTCTGGGGAGGGAGAGGGCTATCGTGCTCAATCTGGAGCACGTCAAGGCCATCATCACGGCCACCGAGGTGTTCATCCCCAACTCCAACGACCCCACGGTCGCCCCTTTTGTCCACGATCTCCACTCCCGGCTCTCCAGTCCTTCCGGCGCTGCTCCTCATCAG GTTGCAGAGTCCAGGAACAAGGGTGTTGTTACCCTTTGA
- the LOC120106235 gene encoding protein disulfide isomerase-like 5-4 isoform X1 yields METLVAPVPREFHKLALDDKSGQTIDTAKRPAPLTSGCRIEGFVLVKKIEHYLQLVKTEIASRKSSREFKLLEEYEYTAHSSLVHSLHIPAAKFHFEPSPMQVLVTEVPKSFSHFITNVCAIIGGIFTVSGILDSILHNTIRLMRKVELGKQF; encoded by the exons ATGGAAACTCTGGTTGCACCTGTTCCAAGAGAGTTCCATAAACTAGCATTGGATGACAAATCTGGTCAAACCATCGATACAGCAAAACGGCCTGCGCCATTGACTAGTGGGTGTAGAATAGAAGGTTTTGTGCTTGTCAAAAAG ATTGAGCATTACCTTCAATTGGTAAAGACTGAGATAGCATCAAGAAAATCTTCTCGGGAGTTTAAATTGCTAGAGGAGTATGAGTATACAGCCCACAGTAGTTTGGTGCACAGTCTGCATATTCCTGCTGCCAAATTCCATTTTGAGCCCTCTCCTATGCAG GTCTTGGTAACTGAAGTTCCAAAATCCTTCTCGCACTTCATTACAAATGTATGTGCTATCATTGGAGGCATTTTTACG GTGTCTGGAATATTGGATTCTATCCTGCACAATACGATCCGGCTTATGAGAAAGGTTGAATTAGGAAAACAATTTTGA
- the LOC120106235 gene encoding protein disulfide isomerase-like 5-4 isoform X2 produces the protein METLVAPVPREFHKLALDDKSGQTIDTAKRPAPLTSGCRIEGFVLVKKIEHYLQLVKTEIASRKSSREFKLLEEYEYTAHSSLVHSLHIPAAKFHFEPSPMQVLVTEVPKSFSHFITNVSGILDSILHNTIRLMRKVELGKQF, from the exons ATGGAAACTCTGGTTGCACCTGTTCCAAGAGAGTTCCATAAACTAGCATTGGATGACAAATCTGGTCAAACCATCGATACAGCAAAACGGCCTGCGCCATTGACTAGTGGGTGTAGAATAGAAGGTTTTGTGCTTGTCAAAAAG ATTGAGCATTACCTTCAATTGGTAAAGACTGAGATAGCATCAAGAAAATCTTCTCGGGAGTTTAAATTGCTAGAGGAGTATGAGTATACAGCCCACAGTAGTTTGGTGCACAGTCTGCATATTCCTGCTGCCAAATTCCATTTTGAGCCCTCTCCTATGCAG GTCTTGGTAACTGAAGTTCCAAAATCCTTCTCGCACTTCATTACAAAT GTGTCTGGAATATTGGATTCTATCCTGCACAATACGATCCGGCTTATGAGAAAGGTTGAATTAGGAAAACAATTTTGA